The following are from one region of the Quercus robur chromosome 1, dhQueRobu3.1, whole genome shotgun sequence genome:
- the LOC126726800 gene encoding probable LRR receptor-like serine/threonine-protein kinase At1g06840 isoform X1 has translation MHLSRVWTCGLFIVAWLCCSSLLIGAQKPVTSPEEVKALQAIKSSLIDPNGNLSDWDQGDPCTSNWTGVFCYNTPLDDGYLHVKRLLLLRMNLSGTLSPEIGRLSNLTILDFMWNNISGSIPKEIGNIKSLFLLLLNGNQLTGPLPEELGYFPNLDRIQIDENHISGPIPKSFANLNKTRHFHMNNNSISGQIPPELSRLPSLIHFLLDNNNLSGYLPREFSELPNLQILQFDNNNFDGTTIPASYSKMSKLLKLSLRNCSLQGPIPDFSQIPNLYYLDLSSNQLNGTIPSDRFSQNITTILLSHNYISGTIPTNFSDLPHLQRLSIANNSLIGSVPSSIWQSRAFNGMEKFTVELQNNNLANISGTIYLPPNVSVWLQENPLCLNSNLAQFCKPEIEEDKNSQSSTNTTSVCQAHACPSSYEYSPTSPVVCFCALPLFVGYRLKSPAFSDFRPYRFKFEEFLTFHLELSLYQLYIDSFTWEEGPRLGMQLKFFPVSDSVNNANTFNKSEVQRIFDVFTSWKIHNSDLFGPAELISFPILGFYKYDDANSPSSGLSKGALAGLVLGIIAGAVALSAVVTLLILRMHVRNYHALSRRRHSSMSSIKIDGVKDFTYREMAVATSSFDTEVGRGGYGKVYKGILADGVVVAIKRAQEGSLQGEKEFLTEIKLLSRLHHRNLVSLIGYCDEEDEQMLVYEFMSNGTLRDHLSGVHVCNNTAKCKEPLSFAMRLRIALGSAKGILYLHTEADPPVFHRDIKASNILLDSKYMAKVADFGLSRLAPIPDIEGTVPTHISTVVKGTPGYLDPEYFLTRKLTDKSDVYSLGVVFLELLTGKQPISHGKNIVREVNVASKSDMIFSVIDGRMGSYPPKCVVKFLNLALKCCGDETDARPSMAEVVRELESIWHMMPDSDIISVGPMVTNAEKLATPPSSSSTVKDLYASEISGIELVSEVIPSIAPR, from the exons ATGCATCTATCAAGAGTTTGGACGTGTGGATTATTTATTGTTGCATGGTTGTGTTGTTCTTCACTACTTATTGGGGCTCAGAAACCGGTTACCAGCCCCGAAGAAG TGAAGGCTTTGCAGGCCATCAAGAGCAGTTTGATAGATCCCAATGGGAATCTGAGTGATTGGGATCAAGGAGACCCATGTACATCAAATTGGACAGGGGTTTTCTGCTACAATACACCTTTAGACGATGGATATCTACACGTTAAACGATT GCTACTACTACGTATGAATTTGTCAGGAACTTTATCACCAGAGATTGGCCGCTTATCAAATTTGACAATATT GGATTTTATGTGGAATAACATAAGTGGGAGTATACCAAAGGAGATAGGCAATATTAAGTCTTTGTTTCTCTT GCTTTTAAATGGAAACCAATTAACAGGTCCCTTACCTGAAGAGCTTGGTTATTTTCCAAACTTGGACAGGATACAAATTGACGAAAACCATATATCGGGACCAATACCTAAATCATTTGCAAACTTGAACAAAACAAGGCACTT TCACATGAACAACAATTCGATCAGTGGGCAAATCCCGCCTGAGCTATCCAGATTACCGAGTCTTATTCACTT CCTTCTTGATAATAACAACTTATCGGGGTATCTTCCACGAGAGTTCTCCGAACTGCCAAATTTGCAGATACT TCAATTTGATAACAATAACTTCGATGGGACTACAATTCCAGCTTCTTATAGCAAGATGTCTAAATTGCTGAAGTT GAGCCTTAGGAACTGCAGTTTGCAAGGACCAATTCCTGATTTTAGCCAAATACCAAACCTTTATTATCt TGACCTCAGTTCAAATCAGCTAAATGGAACCATACCTTCAGATAGGTTTTCTCAGAATATCACGACTAT CTTGTTATCCCACAACTATATTTCTGGAACAATTCCCACCAACTTTTCTGATCTTCCTCATCTCCAAAGACT GTCAATTGCAAACAATTCATTAATTGGCTCTGTTCCATCCTCCATTTGGCAAAGTAGGGCTTTTAATGGAATGGAGAAATTTACAGT GGAGTTGCAGAATAATAATCTTGCAAATATCAGTGGCACTATTTATCTACCTCCAAATGTCTCTGTCTG GCTTCAAGAGAATCCCTTATGCTTGAACTCCAACCTAGCCCAGTTCTGTAAACCTGAAATTGAGGAAGACAAAAACAGTCAGAGTTCAACAAATACCACTTCTGTTTGTCAGGCTCATGCATGCCCATCCTCTTACGAATATTCCCCTACATCTCCAGTAGTTTGTTTCTGCGCTCTTCCTTTGTTTGTTGGATATCGGTTGAAAAGTCCCGCATTCTCAGATTTTCGTCCGTACAGATTTAAATTTGAGGAGTTCCTGACATTTCATCTTGAGTTATCTCTTTATCAGCTGTACATTGATTCATTTACATGGGAAGAAGGACCTCGACTGGGAATGCAATTGAAGTTCTTTCCTGTATCTGATTCTGTAAACAATGCTAATACCTTCAATAAGAGCGAGGTTCAGCGAATCTTCGATGTATTCACATCATGGAAAATTCATAATAGTGACCTTTTTGGACCTGCTGAACTTATCAGCTTTCCTATACTGGGCTTCTATAAATATG ATGATGCCAACTCTCCAAGTTCTGGTTTAAGCAAAGGTGCATTGGCTGGCCTAGTACTGGGGATCATTGCAGGTGCAGTTGCATTGTCTGCAGTTGTTACTCTTCTGATACTGAGAATGCATGTGAGGAATTACCATGCGCTTTCAAGAAGACGCCATT CATCTATGAGCTCCATAAAAATTGATGGTGTAAAGGATTTCACTTATAGAGAAATGGCTGTGGCTACAAGCAGTTTTGACACTGAGGTTGGCCGAGGAGGGTATGGTAAGGTTTATAAAGGCATTCTAGCTGATGGTGTAGTTGTGGCCATAAAACGTGCACAAGAGGGATCTTTACAGGGTGAAAAAGAGTTCTTGACAGAGATAAAATTGTTATCAAGGTTACATCATCGAAACCTTGTGTCTTTGATTGGGTAttgtgatgaagaagatgaacag ATGTTGGTCTATGAGTTTATGTCAAATGGTACTCTGAGGGATCACCTTTCTG GGGTTCATGTGTGCAATAATACAGCCAAGTGCAAAGAACCTTTGAGTTTTGCTATGAGATTGAGAATTGCCCTAGGATCGGCTAAGGGCATCCTCTACCTACATACTGAAGCTGATCCTCCAGTATTTCATCGAGATATCAAGGCCAGCAACATATTATTGGACTCCAAGTATATGGCAAAAGTTGCTGATTTTGGACTTTCACGACTTGCACCAATTCCAGATATTGAAGGGACGGTGCCTACTCATATATCCACAGTTGTTAAGGGGACACCA GGTTACCTTGATCCGGAGTATTTCTTAACTCGTAAATTGACAGATAAGAGTGATGTTTATAGCCTTGGTGTTGTTTTTCTTGAACTCCTGACCGGGAAGCAGCCAATCTCACATGGAAAAAACATTGTTAGAGAG GTTAATGTTGCGAGTAAATCTGATATGATCTTTTCGGTCATTGATGGACGAATGGGATCTTATCCTCCTAAATGCGTGgtgaaatttttgaatttggctcTCAAGTGTTGCGGAGATGAGACAGATGCTAGACCTTCAATGGCAGAGGTGGTTAGAGAACTTGAAAGTATATGGCATATGATGCCTGATTCCGACATTATATCAGTAGGCCCTATGGTCACTAATGCTGAAAAGCTTGCAACTCCACCATCATCATCCTCTACGGTGAAGGATCTTTATGCATCAGAGATATCTGGCATTGAACTAGTTAGTGAAGTCATTCCATCTATCGCGCCTAGATAG
- the LOC126726800 gene encoding probable LRR receptor-like serine/threonine-protein kinase At1g06840 isoform X2, which translates to MHLSRVWTCGLFIVAWLCCSSLLIGAQKPVTSPEEVKALQAIKSSLIDPNGNLSDWDQGDPCTSNWTGVFCYNTPLDDGYLHVKRLLLLRMNLSGTLSPEIGRLSNLTILDFMWNNISGSIPKEIGNIKSLFLLLLNGNQLTGPLPEELGYFPNLDRIQIDENHISGPIPKSFANLNKTRHFHMNNNSISGQIPPELSRLPSLIHFLLDNNNLSGYLPREFSELPNLQILQFDNNNFDGTTIPASYSKMSKLLKLSLRNCSLQGPIPDFSQIPNLYYLDLSSNQLNGTIPSDRFSQNITTILLSHNYISGTIPTNFSDLPHLQRLSIANNSLIGSVPSSIWQSRAFNGMEKFTVELQNNNLANISGTIYLPPNVSVWLQENPLCLNSNLAQFCKPEIEEDKNSQSSTNTTSVCQAHACPSSYEYSPTSPVVCFCALPLFVGYRLKSPAFSDFRPYRFKFEEFLTFHLELSLYQLYIDSFTWEEGPRLGMQLKFFPVSDSVNNANTFNKSEVQRIFDVFTSWKIHNSDLFGPAELISFPILGFYKYDDANSPSSGLSKGALAGLVLGIIAGAVALSAVVTLLILRMHVRNYHALSRRRHSSMSSIKIDGVKDFTYREMAVATSSFDTEVGRGGYGKVYKGILADGVVVAIKRAQEGSLQGEKEFLTEIKLLSRLHHRNLVSLIGYCDEEDEQMLVYEFMSNGTLRDHLSAKCKEPLSFAMRLRIALGSAKGILYLHTEADPPVFHRDIKASNILLDSKYMAKVADFGLSRLAPIPDIEGTVPTHISTVVKGTPGYLDPEYFLTRKLTDKSDVYSLGVVFLELLTGKQPISHGKNIVREVNVASKSDMIFSVIDGRMGSYPPKCVVKFLNLALKCCGDETDARPSMAEVVRELESIWHMMPDSDIISVGPMVTNAEKLATPPSSSSTVKDLYASEISGIELVSEVIPSIAPR; encoded by the exons ATGCATCTATCAAGAGTTTGGACGTGTGGATTATTTATTGTTGCATGGTTGTGTTGTTCTTCACTACTTATTGGGGCTCAGAAACCGGTTACCAGCCCCGAAGAAG TGAAGGCTTTGCAGGCCATCAAGAGCAGTTTGATAGATCCCAATGGGAATCTGAGTGATTGGGATCAAGGAGACCCATGTACATCAAATTGGACAGGGGTTTTCTGCTACAATACACCTTTAGACGATGGATATCTACACGTTAAACGATT GCTACTACTACGTATGAATTTGTCAGGAACTTTATCACCAGAGATTGGCCGCTTATCAAATTTGACAATATT GGATTTTATGTGGAATAACATAAGTGGGAGTATACCAAAGGAGATAGGCAATATTAAGTCTTTGTTTCTCTT GCTTTTAAATGGAAACCAATTAACAGGTCCCTTACCTGAAGAGCTTGGTTATTTTCCAAACTTGGACAGGATACAAATTGACGAAAACCATATATCGGGACCAATACCTAAATCATTTGCAAACTTGAACAAAACAAGGCACTT TCACATGAACAACAATTCGATCAGTGGGCAAATCCCGCCTGAGCTATCCAGATTACCGAGTCTTATTCACTT CCTTCTTGATAATAACAACTTATCGGGGTATCTTCCACGAGAGTTCTCCGAACTGCCAAATTTGCAGATACT TCAATTTGATAACAATAACTTCGATGGGACTACAATTCCAGCTTCTTATAGCAAGATGTCTAAATTGCTGAAGTT GAGCCTTAGGAACTGCAGTTTGCAAGGACCAATTCCTGATTTTAGCCAAATACCAAACCTTTATTATCt TGACCTCAGTTCAAATCAGCTAAATGGAACCATACCTTCAGATAGGTTTTCTCAGAATATCACGACTAT CTTGTTATCCCACAACTATATTTCTGGAACAATTCCCACCAACTTTTCTGATCTTCCTCATCTCCAAAGACT GTCAATTGCAAACAATTCATTAATTGGCTCTGTTCCATCCTCCATTTGGCAAAGTAGGGCTTTTAATGGAATGGAGAAATTTACAGT GGAGTTGCAGAATAATAATCTTGCAAATATCAGTGGCACTATTTATCTACCTCCAAATGTCTCTGTCTG GCTTCAAGAGAATCCCTTATGCTTGAACTCCAACCTAGCCCAGTTCTGTAAACCTGAAATTGAGGAAGACAAAAACAGTCAGAGTTCAACAAATACCACTTCTGTTTGTCAGGCTCATGCATGCCCATCCTCTTACGAATATTCCCCTACATCTCCAGTAGTTTGTTTCTGCGCTCTTCCTTTGTTTGTTGGATATCGGTTGAAAAGTCCCGCATTCTCAGATTTTCGTCCGTACAGATTTAAATTTGAGGAGTTCCTGACATTTCATCTTGAGTTATCTCTTTATCAGCTGTACATTGATTCATTTACATGGGAAGAAGGACCTCGACTGGGAATGCAATTGAAGTTCTTTCCTGTATCTGATTCTGTAAACAATGCTAATACCTTCAATAAGAGCGAGGTTCAGCGAATCTTCGATGTATTCACATCATGGAAAATTCATAATAGTGACCTTTTTGGACCTGCTGAACTTATCAGCTTTCCTATACTGGGCTTCTATAAATATG ATGATGCCAACTCTCCAAGTTCTGGTTTAAGCAAAGGTGCATTGGCTGGCCTAGTACTGGGGATCATTGCAGGTGCAGTTGCATTGTCTGCAGTTGTTACTCTTCTGATACTGAGAATGCATGTGAGGAATTACCATGCGCTTTCAAGAAGACGCCATT CATCTATGAGCTCCATAAAAATTGATGGTGTAAAGGATTTCACTTATAGAGAAATGGCTGTGGCTACAAGCAGTTTTGACACTGAGGTTGGCCGAGGAGGGTATGGTAAGGTTTATAAAGGCATTCTAGCTGATGGTGTAGTTGTGGCCATAAAACGTGCACAAGAGGGATCTTTACAGGGTGAAAAAGAGTTCTTGACAGAGATAAAATTGTTATCAAGGTTACATCATCGAAACCTTGTGTCTTTGATTGGGTAttgtgatgaagaagatgaacag ATGTTGGTCTATGAGTTTATGTCAAATGGTACTCTGAGGGATCACCTTTCTG CCAAGTGCAAAGAACCTTTGAGTTTTGCTATGAGATTGAGAATTGCCCTAGGATCGGCTAAGGGCATCCTCTACCTACATACTGAAGCTGATCCTCCAGTATTTCATCGAGATATCAAGGCCAGCAACATATTATTGGACTCCAAGTATATGGCAAAAGTTGCTGATTTTGGACTTTCACGACTTGCACCAATTCCAGATATTGAAGGGACGGTGCCTACTCATATATCCACAGTTGTTAAGGGGACACCA GGTTACCTTGATCCGGAGTATTTCTTAACTCGTAAATTGACAGATAAGAGTGATGTTTATAGCCTTGGTGTTGTTTTTCTTGAACTCCTGACCGGGAAGCAGCCAATCTCACATGGAAAAAACATTGTTAGAGAG GTTAATGTTGCGAGTAAATCTGATATGATCTTTTCGGTCATTGATGGACGAATGGGATCTTATCCTCCTAAATGCGTGgtgaaatttttgaatttggctcTCAAGTGTTGCGGAGATGAGACAGATGCTAGACCTTCAATGGCAGAGGTGGTTAGAGAACTTGAAAGTATATGGCATATGATGCCTGATTCCGACATTATATCAGTAGGCCCTATGGTCACTAATGCTGAAAAGCTTGCAACTCCACCATCATCATCCTCTACGGTGAAGGATCTTTATGCATCAGAGATATCTGGCATTGAACTAGTTAGTGAAGTCATTCCATCTATCGCGCCTAGATAG